The uncultured Desulfuromonas sp. genome has a segment encoding these proteins:
- a CDS encoding PaaI family thioesterase translates to MTIDLATATGEGHGHQHCIMCGEHNPLSLKLVFSDDGQGGVHTMFRGSPWLQGYQSLLHGGIICSLLDSAMTHCLFAHRIKAVTGELKIRFLQPVPAEAALQLSARITHSLPPVYRVEAQLHQDDCLMARADAKFMQFDALPTETAGQAG, encoded by the coding sequence GTGACCATTGATCTGGCCACGGCCACCGGTGAGGGGCACGGGCATCAACACTGTATTATGTGCGGCGAACACAACCCGCTGTCGCTGAAGCTTGTCTTCAGCGACGACGGACAGGGAGGTGTTCACACCATGTTTCGCGGTTCGCCGTGGCTGCAGGGCTACCAGAGTCTGCTCCACGGCGGCATCATCTGTTCGCTGCTCGACAGCGCCATGACCCACTGCCTGTTCGCCCATCGCATCAAGGCGGTGACCGGCGAATTGAAGATCCGTTTTCTTCAGCCGGTACCCGCCGAAGCCGCCTTGCAGTTGTCGGCACGCATCACCCACAGCCTGCCGCCCGTATATCGGGTGGAGGCGCAACTCCATCAGGACGACTGCCTGATGGCACGCGCCGATGCGAAATTTATGCAATTTGACGCCCTGCCAACCGAGACGGCCGGCCAGGCCGGTTAA
- the nadD gene encoding nicotinate (nicotinamide) nucleotide adenylyltransferase has product MKTGIIGGTFNPIHLGHLAIAREMQQRFALDRVLFIPAAIPPHKQVDDLPPFTHRLAMVECAIAGQTGFEACDIESRRRGKSYSLDTLRQLHVLYPEDSFYFLIGMDSLHSLHTWYHFEDIFPLCHLVVARRPGVAKPASIDALPVAIRGQFCYDSVLKTFCHTSGSHLYFLTESFINISSTEIRRDLTDNRPVEDALPKAVYEYIKTHHLYASKKG; this is encoded by the coding sequence ATGAAAACAGGGATTATCGGCGGCACATTCAACCCGATCCATTTGGGACATCTGGCCATTGCCCGGGAGATGCAGCAGCGCTTTGCCCTGGACCGGGTGCTGTTCATCCCGGCAGCCATCCCTCCCCATAAGCAGGTTGACGACTTGCCGCCGTTTACGCACCGACTGGCCATGGTTGAGTGTGCCATTGCCGGGCAAACAGGCTTTGAGGCATGCGATATTGAGAGCCGTCGTCGGGGGAAAAGTTATTCACTCGACACCTTGCGACAACTTCACGTCCTTTACCCCGAGGACAGCTTCTATTTCCTCATCGGCATGGACTCACTCCACAGCCTGCATACCTGGTACCATTTCGAGGATATTTTCCCCTTATGTCACCTTGTCGTCGCCCGTCGCCCCGGCGTGGCGAAACCAGCGTCAATAGACGCTCTGCCCGTTGCTATCCGCGGGCAGTTCTGTTATGATTCCGTACTTAAAACTTTTTGTCACACCAGTGGCAGCCACCTGTATTTCCTAACGGAATCGTTCATCAACATTTCGTCAACGGAAATACGCCGGGATCTGACTGACAACCGCCCTGTTGAAGACGCACTTCCCAAGGCGGTTTACGAATATATCAAGACGCATCACCTCTATGCGTCCAAGAAAGGTTAA
- the gpmI gene encoding 2,3-bisphosphoglycerate-independent phosphoglycerate mutase codes for MAPAQRPVILTILDGWGINPNRENNAVALADTPFLDGLFQRYPSSRLDASGLAVGLPEGQMGNSEVGHLNIGAGRVVYQDLTRISKSISDGDFFSNAVLCEVMEHTKQQGGALHLMGLLSDGGVHSLNSHLYALVKMARDNGLEKVYIHAFMDGRDTPPRSGATYLQQLEEQLEQLGAGTIATISGRFYAMDRDQRWERVEQAYRAMVDRQGETYPSSAAAIEASYANDVSDEFVVPCLIDGGKAISDGDGLIFFNFRADRAREISRAFTSEEFNGFSRQGKIDLARYVCMTEYDENLKLPVAFPTETYPNILAQTVSAAGLKQLHIAETEKYAHVTFFFNGGNETSYTGEDRILVPSPKEVATYDLKPQMSAEEVSRQVTEQIRSNTYDLIILNFANPDMVGHTGILPAAITAMETVDRCVKQVVESTLEAGGCLLITADHGNCEQMADASGSPHTAHTSNPVPLLYVSNDSDGVSLQSGKLADLAPTLLQLLDLPQPPEMTGHSLLGTP; via the coding sequence ATGGCCCCTGCGCAACGTCCTGTCATCCTGACCATTCTCGATGGCTGGGGGATCAATCCCAACCGTGAGAACAATGCTGTCGCTCTGGCCGACACACCGTTTCTTGACGGACTGTTCCAGCGCTACCCCAGCAGCCGGCTTGATGCGTCAGGCCTGGCCGTCGGACTGCCGGAAGGACAAATGGGCAATTCGGAAGTGGGCCATCTGAATATTGGTGCCGGTCGGGTCGTCTACCAAGACCTGACCCGCATCAGCAAAAGCATCAGTGACGGCGATTTTTTCAGCAATGCCGTCCTTTGCGAAGTCATGGAGCACACCAAACAGCAAGGTGGCGCCCTACACCTTATGGGCCTGCTCTCCGATGGCGGCGTCCACTCCCTCAACAGCCACCTTTATGCCTTAGTCAAAATGGCCAGAGACAACGGCCTTGAAAAGGTTTATATCCACGCCTTTATGGATGGCCGCGACACCCCGCCACGCAGCGGTGCAACCTACCTGCAGCAACTCGAAGAACAACTGGAGCAACTCGGTGCGGGCACCATTGCCACCATTTCCGGCCGGTTCTACGCCATGGACCGTGACCAACGCTGGGAACGTGTCGAACAGGCCTATCGGGCCATGGTCGACCGCCAGGGGGAAACGTACCCTTCCAGCGCCGCCGCCATTGAAGCCTCCTACGCCAACGATGTCAGCGATGAGTTTGTCGTTCCCTGCCTGATTGACGGCGGCAAAGCGATCAGTGATGGCGACGGCTTGATTTTTTTCAATTTTCGTGCGGACCGGGCACGTGAGATTTCGCGTGCGTTTACCTCGGAGGAGTTTAACGGCTTCTCCCGTCAGGGCAAAATCGATCTGGCCCGCTATGTGTGTATGACCGAGTACGATGAAAACCTCAAGCTGCCCGTGGCTTTTCCGACCGAAACATACCCCAACATCCTGGCCCAAACCGTCTCAGCAGCGGGACTCAAACAGCTGCACATTGCCGAAACGGAAAAGTATGCCCACGTGACATTCTTCTTCAATGGCGGCAATGAAACCAGCTATACCGGTGAAGATCGCATTCTGGTTCCCTCCCCCAAAGAGGTGGCCACCTACGACCTGAAACCACAGATGAGTGCCGAAGAAGTCAGCCGCCAGGTCACTGAGCAGATTCGCAGCAACACCTACGACCTGATCATTCTCAACTTTGCCAATCCGGACATGGTGGGTCACACAGGGATTCTCCCGGCAGCGATTACCGCGATGGAAACCGTTGACCGCTGCGTTAAACAGGTCGTGGAATCCACTCTGGAGGCCGGAGGCTGCCTGCTGATCACTGCCGATCACGGCAATTGCGAGCAGATGGCCGACGCGTCCGGCTCACCGCACACGGCGCATACCAGCAACCCGGTACCGCTGCTTTACGTCAGTAATGACAGTGACGGTGTTTCCCTGCAGTCCGGCAAACTGGCTGATCTGGCTCCAACCCTGCTGCAACTGCTCGATCTGCCGCAACCACCGGAAATGACCGGCCACAGCCTGCTCGGCACACCCTGA
- a CDS encoding tetratricopeptide repeat protein has product MTLMSFLLVVIMFLAFFVFFSGINPQEMTIFFLPDSSVTYPVTVVVIGCILVGLFIGYGFHLYGALTYGLRNWLRGRGEKRNKEIDTIYRDGVGRLLSGDIKKAHALLQKAIDKDPNKVESYIALASVNTQEGDRQGAITLLRKAKSINGKSLEVLFKLASTYEDLGEDDSACKEFEEILELEKDNRKAIRAQRDLHMKHQRWEQALELQKRLIKAGPSGNRIQEEKETILSIRYEVARQKLANNDEDQAISALKQIIKEAPEFTAARVTLGDAYAQQGNTEDAALIWQDSYKKLGRSVFLSRLENLYIQQEDPQSLLSFYSSALMARSNDLVLRFFYGKLCLRLEMVDEALEHIYTVESSAPDFPQIHLLLAEAHRRRNRIDEAIEEYQKALGVDNQLSLGYVCDCCGTTSREWMSRCEQCGTWGSYSIAFRKLIEDRKVVEPAIPQTGV; this is encoded by the coding sequence ATGACCCTCATGTCATTTCTTCTCGTAGTCATCATGTTCCTGGCCTTTTTTGTCTTCTTCTCAGGCATTAATCCCCAGGAAATGACCATTTTTTTTCTGCCGGACAGTTCGGTTACCTACCCGGTCACCGTTGTCGTTATCGGCTGCATTCTGGTCGGCCTGTTCATCGGCTACGGTTTTCACCTCTACGGTGCATTGACCTACGGGCTGCGCAATTGGCTGCGCGGTCGCGGTGAGAAAAGAAACAAAGAGATTGACACCATCTATCGTGACGGTGTCGGTCGACTGCTCTCCGGTGACATCAAAAAAGCCCACGCCCTGTTGCAAAAAGCCATCGACAAAGATCCCAACAAAGTGGAGAGCTACATCGCCCTGGCCAGCGTCAACACCCAGGAAGGCGACCGACAAGGGGCGATCACCCTGCTGCGTAAAGCGAAAAGCATTAACGGCAAAAGCCTTGAAGTTCTGTTCAAACTGGCTTCCACCTACGAAGATCTGGGCGAAGACGACTCGGCCTGCAAGGAATTTGAAGAGATCCTCGAGTTGGAGAAAGACAACCGCAAAGCCATCCGCGCCCAACGTGATCTGCACATGAAGCATCAACGCTGGGAACAGGCGCTTGAATTGCAAAAACGGTTGATCAAAGCGGGTCCAAGCGGCAACCGCATCCAGGAAGAGAAAGAAACAATCCTCTCCATCCGTTACGAAGTTGCCCGCCAGAAGCTGGCCAATAACGATGAAGACCAGGCGATTTCCGCCCTGAAGCAGATTATCAAGGAAGCGCCGGAATTCACGGCCGCCCGCGTCACCCTGGGCGATGCCTACGCTCAGCAGGGCAATACTGAGGATGCGGCACTCATTTGGCAGGACAGCTACAAAAAACTCGGCCGCAGCGTCTTTTTGTCCCGCCTGGAAAATCTCTACATCCAGCAGGAGGACCCACAATCCCTGCTGTCCTTCTACAGCAGCGCCCTGATGGCGCGCAGCAATGATCTGGTGTTACGCTTCTTCTACGGCAAACTGTGCCTGCGCCTGGAAATGGTTGATGAAGCGCTTGAGCATATCTACACCGTAGAAAGTTCCGCGCCCGACTTCCCGCAAATCCACCTTTTGCTGGCCGAAGCGCATCGTCGTCGTAACCGCATTGACGAAGCCATTGAGGAGTACCAGAAAGCCCTCGGCGTCGACAACCAGCTCAGCCTCGGCTACGTCTGTGACTGCTGCGGCACAACCTCCCGCGAATGGATGAGCCGTTGCGAGCAATGCGGCACCTGGGGCAGCTACAGCATTGCTTTCCGTAAACTGATCGAGGACCGCAAAGTCGTCGAGCCGGCTATCCCTCAGACGGGAGTGTAA
- a CDS encoding glutamate-5-semialdehyde dehydrogenase, translating into MNVAEQMKHLALEAKQAATTMAELSSAVKNELLCRMADALEAQTAQLQQENEKDLQAARDNGLSSAMIDRLVLNDDRVKSMADGLREVAALPDPVGEVTGMWRRPNGIQVGRMRIPLGVIGIIFESRPNVTADAAGLCLKSGNAVVLRGGSEAIHSNTAIGTILKNELKAMGLPEAALQVVATTDRQAVNELLKLDEEIDLIIPRGGEGLIRFVSENSRIPVIKHYKGVCHTFVDADADTDMATAICLNAKVQRPGVCNAMETLLIHKDIAETFVPHIVHAMKKHKVELRGCPATCALADDAVPATEADWDEEYLDLILAVRVVDSLDQAIEHIRRHSSLHTEVIVTNNYANAQKFTRSVNSSVTMVNASSRFSDGNQLGLGAEIGISTTKLHSFGPMGLEDLTTRKFVVFGDGQVRP; encoded by the coding sequence ATGAATGTTGCAGAGCAGATGAAGCACCTGGCCCTGGAGGCCAAACAGGCGGCGACAACCATGGCCGAACTCTCTTCGGCGGTTAAAAACGAGCTGCTATGCCGCATGGCCGATGCCCTCGAAGCACAAACCGCCCAACTGCAACAGGAAAACGAAAAAGATCTCCAGGCAGCCCGCGACAACGGCCTGTCCAGTGCCATGATCGACCGACTGGTCCTCAACGACGACCGCGTTAAATCCATGGCTGACGGCCTGCGCGAAGTCGCCGCCCTGCCCGATCCGGTCGGCGAAGTGACCGGCATGTGGCGCCGCCCCAACGGCATTCAGGTGGGACGCATGCGTATTCCGCTCGGCGTCATCGGCATCATTTTCGAATCACGCCCCAATGTTACCGCTGATGCGGCCGGTCTGTGCCTGAAAAGCGGCAATGCGGTGGTTCTGCGCGGCGGTTCGGAAGCGATTCATTCCAATACCGCCATCGGCACCATTCTTAAAAACGAACTGAAGGCTATGGGACTGCCTGAAGCGGCGTTGCAGGTGGTGGCCACCACCGACCGCCAGGCGGTCAACGAACTGCTCAAACTTGACGAAGAGATCGACCTGATCATTCCGCGCGGCGGAGAAGGATTGATCCGCTTTGTCAGCGAAAACTCCCGCATTCCGGTGATCAAACACTACAAGGGAGTGTGTCACACCTTTGTCGATGCCGATGCCGACACGGACATGGCCACCGCAATCTGCCTCAACGCCAAGGTCCAGCGGCCCGGCGTGTGCAACGCCATGGAAACGTTGCTGATTCACAAAGATATCGCTGAAACCTTCGTGCCCCACATTGTCCATGCCATGAAAAAGCACAAGGTGGAACTGCGTGGCTGCCCGGCGACCTGCGCCCTGGCCGACGACGCCGTCCCCGCCACCGAAGCCGACTGGGACGAGGAATATCTCGACCTGATTCTGGCGGTACGGGTTGTCGACAGCCTGGACCAGGCTATTGAGCATATTCGCCGCCACAGTTCGCTGCATACGGAAGTGATCGTCACCAACAACTACGCCAACGCGCAGAAGTTTACCCGCAGTGTCAACTCCAGCGTCACTATGGTCAATGCCTCGTCACGCTTTTCCGACGGCAACCAACTCGGTCTTGGCGCGGAAATCGGCATTTCCACCACCAAGCTGCATTCCTTCGGCCCCATGGGCCTTGAGGATCTGACCACCCGCAAATTCGTGGTTTTCGGTGACGGACAAGTCCGACCCTAA
- the rsfS gene encoding ribosome silencing factor codes for MQSDQRALLCSEYALDRKALDVKILHISKLSSLADYLVLATGTSDRQVQAIAESVRLGLKQNYELQPLAVEGMNEGRWVLLDYGDVMVHVFQQEVRSFYDLDGLWSEAAELELPQENTANG; via the coding sequence TTGCAATCCGATCAACGCGCTCTTTTGTGTTCTGAATACGCTCTGGACAGAAAAGCCCTCGACGTCAAGATACTTCATATCAGCAAGCTGTCGTCTCTTGCCGACTATCTGGTGCTGGCCACCGGCACCTCGGATCGCCAGGTGCAGGCCATTGCCGAATCCGTTCGTCTGGGCCTTAAACAGAACTACGAGCTGCAACCCTTGGCTGTTGAAGGCATGAACGAAGGACGTTGGGTCCTGCTTGACTATGGCGATGTCATGGTGCATGTGTTCCAACAGGAGGTCCGCTCATTTTACGATCTGGACGGACTGTGGTCTGAAGCTGCCGAGCTCGAGCTGCCACAGGAAAATACGGCCAACGGATAA
- the rpmA gene encoding 50S ribosomal protein L27 produces the protein MAHKKAGGSSKNGRDSVGKRLGVKRFGGQEVTAGSILVRQRGTTFHPGNNVGCGKDYTLFALIDGVVKFERKDKKRQKISVYAN, from the coding sequence ATGGCTCACAAAAAAGCGGGCGGCAGTTCCAAGAACGGTCGCGACAGTGTTGGTAAGCGCCTTGGCGTCAAGCGATTCGGTGGTCAGGAAGTGACGGCCGGTTCTATCCTGGTACGTCAGCGTGGCACCACGTTCCACCCAGGTAACAATGTTGGTTGCGGCAAGGATTACACCCTGTTCGCCCTGATCGACGGCGTTGTCAAGTTTGAACGCAAAGACAAAAAGCGTCAGAAAATTTCTGTTTACGCCAATTAG
- the obgE gene encoding GTPase ObgE — translation MRFVDQVKIHVKSGDGGRGCMSFRREKFIPRGGPDGGDGGNGGDVYLHTDSSLTTLLDFRYNAHYKATNGMHGMGKNMHGKNGDDLTIHVPPGTLVYDADTDELLADMVQPGQTAKLLSGGQGGRGNARFATSTNRAPRHCQPGTPGATLTLRLELKLLADVGLVGMPNAGKSTLIRAVSAARPKVADYPFTTLVPNLGVVRYGGFKTFVMADIPGLIEGASEGQGLGTRFLRHVERTDFFLHLVDLTSAPEENLLEQFDIINSELKRHDATLADKPQLVVLTKNDVTDVRERAEIARPLFEERGYQVFTISAISGDGLKELVEEVGTRLDALKETTRDDGTTN, via the coding sequence ATGCGTTTCGTTGATCAAGTCAAAATCCACGTCAAATCCGGCGACGGCGGCCGTGGCTGCATGTCGTTTCGACGTGAAAAATTTATCCCCCGTGGCGGCCCCGATGGCGGTGACGGCGGCAACGGTGGCGACGTCTATCTGCACACCGACTCCAGCCTGACCACCCTGCTCGACTTCCGCTACAACGCCCACTATAAAGCGACGAACGGCATGCACGGCATGGGCAAAAACATGCACGGCAAAAATGGTGACGACCTGACCATCCACGTGCCCCCCGGCACGCTGGTGTACGATGCCGACACCGACGAACTGCTGGCCGACATGGTCCAGCCCGGGCAGACAGCCAAGCTGCTCAGTGGCGGCCAGGGCGGACGCGGCAATGCACGCTTCGCCACCAGCACCAATCGGGCACCGCGTCACTGCCAACCGGGCACTCCCGGTGCGACCCTCACCCTGCGACTGGAACTGAAACTGCTCGCCGATGTCGGTCTGGTCGGCATGCCCAACGCCGGTAAATCCACCTTGATCCGGGCCGTTTCCGCCGCCCGTCCCAAAGTGGCGGATTATCCGTTTACCACCCTGGTGCCCAACCTCGGCGTGGTGCGCTATGGCGGTTTCAAAACCTTTGTCATGGCCGACATTCCCGGATTGATTGAAGGCGCCAGCGAAGGCCAGGGCCTCGGCACCCGTTTTTTGCGCCATGTGGAGCGTACCGACTTTTTCCTCCACCTGGTGGATCTGACCAGCGCCCCGGAAGAGAATCTTCTGGAGCAGTTTGACATCATCAACAGTGAACTGAAACGTCACGACGCCACTCTGGCCGACAAACCGCAACTGGTGGTGCTGACTAAAAACGATGTCACGGATGTCCGCGAACGCGCTGAAATCGCCCGCCCCCTGTTTGAAGAGCGCGGCTATCAGGTGTTTACCATCTCCGCCATCAGCGGTGACGGTCTCAAAGAATTGGTTGAGGAAGTGGGAACCCGCCTCGACGCGTTAAAGGAAACAACCCGCGATGATGGCACGACGAATTAA
- the proB gene encoding glutamate 5-kinase, whose product MMARRIKTMRKALISPAKRVVIKVGSAVISNRNGLNREHLDALAQDICTLKKRGYEVILVSSGSVAAGKKDLGIVGRPKTIPLKQAAAAVGQSRLMRYYRTAFREREENVAQVLLTRDDLANRRRYLNARNTLMTLLDYGIVPIINENDTVVVDEIRFGDNDNLSALVTNLVDANLLVILSDVDGLYDKDPRKHDDAILIQEVERINEKVKAMAGVADSELGTGGMATKLKAAKRATMHGVGTAIINGLTPGNLIRLFDGEDVGTYFFPASNRMAAKKHWIAFTKKPRGKLLVDEGAVNAVINNGRSLLPSGIKGVEGGFDRGDAVRLCDEQGNEFAKGVTNYALAELLQIMGKKTAEIEQVLGYKYGDEIIHRDNLVLTEDDGDENS is encoded by the coding sequence ATGATGGCACGACGAATTAAAACCATGCGCAAGGCACTGATTTCTCCTGCAAAGCGGGTCGTCATCAAGGTTGGTAGTGCGGTCATTTCAAACCGCAACGGCCTCAACCGGGAACATCTCGATGCGCTCGCTCAGGATATCTGCACCCTGAAGAAGCGCGGTTACGAGGTCATTCTGGTTTCGTCAGGCTCGGTGGCTGCCGGCAAAAAAGATCTGGGCATTGTCGGCCGACCCAAAACCATTCCTCTCAAGCAGGCCGCCGCCGCAGTTGGTCAGAGCCGCCTGATGCGCTATTACCGCACAGCCTTTCGTGAGCGCGAGGAAAACGTTGCCCAGGTGCTGCTTACCCGTGACGACCTGGCCAACCGCCGCCGCTACCTGAACGCACGCAACACCCTGATGACCCTGTTGGACTACGGTATTGTGCCGATCATCAATGAAAACGACACCGTCGTCGTTGATGAAATCCGCTTTGGCGACAACGACAACCTGTCGGCTCTGGTCACCAACCTGGTCGACGCCAACCTGCTGGTGATCCTGTCCGATGTCGACGGCCTTTACGACAAGGACCCGCGTAAGCACGACGATGCCATCCTGATTCAAGAGGTGGAACGGATCAATGAAAAAGTCAAAGCCATGGCCGGTGTGGCCGACAGCGAACTCGGCACCGGCGGTATGGCCACCAAACTCAAGGCCGCCAAACGTGCCACCATGCACGGCGTCGGCACCGCGATTATCAACGGTCTTACACCGGGCAACCTGATCCGCCTGTTTGACGGCGAGGATGTCGGCACCTATTTTTTCCCGGCCAGCAACCGTATGGCGGCAAAAAAACACTGGATTGCCTTTACCAAGAAGCCACGCGGCAAACTGCTTGTCGATGAAGGCGCGGTCAATGCCGTCATCAACAACGGCCGCAGCCTGCTGCCTTCCGGCATCAAAGGCGTCGAAGGCGGCTTCGATCGTGGTGATGCGGTACGCCTGTGCGATGAGCAGGGCAACGAATTCGCCAAAGGGGTGACCAACTACGCTCTGGCCGAACTGCTGCAGATCATGGGCAAAAAAACCGCTGAAATTGAACAGGTTCTCGGCTATAAATATGGCGACGAGATCATTCACCGCGACAACCTGGTTCTTACCGAAGACGACGGTGACGAAAACAGCTAA
- a CDS encoding ComF family protein, whose protein sequence is MAFSRTISPLIKLLKATDTSLFPPACPACEKRLSNNEQFLCDDCRALCLRQPPAGCPRCGHPHPAATQEDHLCSHCLTKPPTFNWLKAAGIYQGLLADLLQQFKFHHKTSLASPLAGLILQQQHHAIEQFAADVIVPTPLHPQRLRERGYNQAQLIGQALGKHLNLPVNNTLLIRQQPTAPQTTLSLNQRMDNMRGVFYSPAAPRSKILLVDDIATTTSTARSCCQTLAERGHQVAVIVVARALLTH, encoded by the coding sequence ATGGCCTTTTCCAGAACAATCTCTCCCCTGATTAAGCTTCTCAAGGCGACGGATACCAGCTTATTTCCACCGGCATGTCCCGCCTGTGAGAAACGGCTGAGCAACAACGAACAGTTCTTGTGTGATGACTGTCGTGCATTATGCCTGCGACAGCCTCCAGCCGGATGTCCACGTTGCGGTCATCCCCATCCCGCCGCGACGCAAGAAGACCATCTGTGCTCTCACTGCCTGACAAAGCCGCCCACCTTTAACTGGCTCAAAGCCGCGGGAATCTACCAGGGACTGCTGGCCGACCTGCTACAACAGTTCAAGTTTCACCACAAAACGTCCCTGGCGTCTCCGTTGGCCGGACTTATTCTGCAACAACAACACCATGCCATTGAACAATTTGCCGCCGATGTCATTGTCCCGACGCCACTTCACCCCCAGCGCCTTCGTGAACGTGGCTACAATCAAGCACAACTGATTGGTCAAGCGCTGGGCAAACACCTCAACCTTCCCGTGAACAACACATTGTTAATCCGCCAACAACCAACAGCTCCACAAACCACACTCAGCTTAAATCAACGTATGGATAATATGCGCGGCGTGTTCTACAGCCCCGCAGCACCGCGATCGAAAATTTTACTGGTGGACGATATTGCCACCACAACATCCACTGCCCGATCCTGCTGCCAGACCCTGGCAGAACGCGGTCACCAGGTTGCGGTCATCGTTGTCGCCCGGGCCCTGCTCACCCACTGA
- the rplU gene encoding 50S ribosomal protein L21, translating into MYAVIKTGGKQYKVSEGDTVKIEKIAGSVGETIELSEVLMVGGEEVKIGAPLLPGAKVTARIVEQGKDKKVLVFKSKRRKGFRKTYGHRQPITRLMITGIEA; encoded by the coding sequence ATGTATGCGGTGATCAAGACCGGAGGAAAACAATACAAAGTATCCGAAGGTGACACAGTTAAAATTGAAAAAATCGCCGGTTCCGTGGGTGAAACCATCGAACTGAGCGAGGTCCTCATGGTCGGCGGAGAAGAGGTAAAAATCGGAGCACCTCTATTGCCAGGCGCAAAGGTCACAGCTCGCATTGTCGAGCAGGGCAAGGACAAAAAAGTTCTCGTCTTCAAATCCAAGCGTCGCAAGGGCTTTCGCAAGACCTATGGACACCGTCAACCCATCACTCGTCTGATGATTACAGGCATTGAGGCTTAA
- the rlmH gene encoding 23S rRNA (pseudouridine(1915)-N(3))-methyltransferase RlmH: MKLTILCVGKLSLPFLKEGCDEYRQRLKRYLPVDETELKEEKRGGKKATADFVRSHEAEALMARIPSASYVIGLDEKGRRFSSEQLAADLEKHMNQGTANVCLIIGGAYGLTDTLRQRCDSLLSLSDMTMTHQMARMFLYEQLYRAMTIIRREPYHNS; encoded by the coding sequence GTGAAACTGACGATTCTCTGCGTCGGCAAACTGTCACTGCCTTTCCTCAAGGAGGGCTGCGACGAATACCGCCAACGCCTGAAACGCTACCTGCCGGTTGATGAGACCGAGCTGAAAGAAGAAAAGCGCGGCGGCAAAAAAGCCACAGCCGATTTTGTCCGCAGCCATGAAGCCGAAGCACTGATGGCACGTATCCCATCGGCAAGCTATGTCATCGGCCTCGACGAAAAAGGCCGTCGGTTCAGCTCTGAGCAGTTGGCTGCCGACCTGGAAAAACATATGAATCAGGGCACCGCCAATGTGTGCCTGATTATCGGTGGCGCGTATGGTCTGACGGACACATTACGGCAACGTTGCGACAGCCTGTTGTCCCTGTCCGATATGACCATGACCCACCAGATGGCCCGCATGTTCCTCTACGAACAGCTGTACCGGGCCATGACAATTATCCGTCGGGAGCCGTATCACAACAGTTAG